A single window of Anopheles moucheti chromosome 2, idAnoMoucSN_F20_07, whole genome shotgun sequence DNA harbors:
- the LOC128297506 gene encoding uncharacterized protein LOC128297506 has product MLASVETVDEAVTLAENVRFVHSKGGFEIRNWLSNEKAVSHRLRSGANNDTSMDMCSNQGTEKVLGMWWNTADDTFTFRINPRIDVKLLKGGRLPARREVLSTLMMIYDPLGLIGHFLMFLKVLLQDLWRSGIHWDKPIEGEAARKWLRWIGLLPELEKVTIRRCYRTTTSSKAPNVQLHVFTDASESGMAAVAYLRFEEDGIVECALIGSKTRVAPLKLLSIPRLELQAAVIGARFAEHIIKTHRLKVTRRVFWTDSRNVVSWIRSDHRRYSTFVAFRVSELVETTEVNEWRWLSTKVNVADDGTKWQGVPDLTSSSRWFRGPGFLWESEEKWPINRNDPGETAEEIRKSVLHHTVVDAVVDFTRFSRWKKLLKAVGYVLRYIGNTRRRIRQVKKVTGPLTQDELLAAERTLYTLVQSEGFAADIKCLRSDARKKHPWKQAINRNSVLYKLLPEIDENGVLRMRGRLTNCALLGASFAKPVILPRRHPVTDLIIRDFHERFCHQSHRTVVAQLRMRYYIPKLLVEFNRVRRDCQQCKIWNAVPNPPLMGDIPRQRVAVYQRAFTYTGLDYFGPILVVVGRHSEKRWGALFTCLTTRAVHLEVAHALTTASCILAIRRFIARRGSPREIISDRGTNFVGAARELKDALKEVDESTLKSRFNSPELKWSFNPPAAPHFGGSWERLVQSVKKILCSFDLPRLPTDELLLSTLTEVEMMVNSRPLTYLPIDDELDCPITPNHLLLGSADGSKAAAFFDDSPTSIRSLWGALQTNADIFWKRWIADYLPTLTRRTKWFHPVPPIQVGDVVVIADGNLPRNTWPMGRVLEVTRAKDGQVRRATVQTTCGILERPAAKIAVLDVGKRETNE; this is encoded by the coding sequence atgctggccaGCGTCGAGACCGTTGACGAGGCAGTCACTTTGGCGGAGAACGTAAGGTTCGTGCATTCGAAGGGCGGTTTTGAGATAAGAAATTGGTTGTCGAACGAGAAGGCCGTCTCACACAGGTTACGGAGCGGAGCTAACAACGATACGTCGATGGACATGTGTTCAAATCAAGGTACCGAAAAGGTACTTGGTATGTGGTGGAATACAGCTGACGACACCTTCACCTTTCGAATAAATCCGCGTATCGATGTGAAGCTACTAAAAGGTGGCAGATTACCCGCAAGGCGTGAAGTATTGAGCACACTAATGATGATTTACGATCCTTTAGGACTTATTGGCCATTTCCTAATGTTCCTCAAAGTTCTCTTACAGGATCTATGGAGATCCGGTATTCACTGGGACAAACCAATTGAAGGTGAAGCTGCAAGGAAGTGGTTGAGATGGATCGGGCTACTACCAGAACTGGAGAAGGTAACCATCAGGAGGTGTTACCGAACCACAACGTCATCGAAGGCACCGAACGTACAACTGCACGTTTTCACCGACGCTAGCGAAAGTGGAATGGCTGCTGTGGCTTACCTGCGTTTCGAGGAAGACGGGATAGTAGAGTGTGCTTTAATTGGGTCCAAAACACGAGTCGCACCGCTGAAACTTTTATCCATACCAAGGTTGGAGCTTCAAGCGGCGGTGATAGGAGCACGATTCGCGGAGCACATCATCAAGACGCATCGGTTGAAGGTTACCAGGAGGGTGTTCTGGACGGACTCGCGGAACGTTGTGAGCTGGATACGATCGGACCATAGGCGATACAGCACGTTTGTCGCCTTTCGGGTGAGTGAGCTGGTCGAGACGACAGAGGTTAACGAGTGGCGGTGGCTTTCCACTAAGGTCAACGTAGCGGATGACGGGACGAAGTGGCAGGGAGTTCCGGACTTAACCTCATCCAGCAGATGGTTCCGAGGGCCAGGGTTCCTGTGGGAATCTGAAGAAAAGTGGCCAATCAATAGAAATGATCCGGGTGAGACAGCAGAAGAGATACGCAAGAGCGTGTTACACCATACCGTGGTTGATGCTGTAGTCGACTTCACTCGTTTCTCACGCTGGAAGAAACTATTGAAAGCGGTCGGTTATGTTCTTCGGTATATCGGGAACACTCGGCGACGGATTAGGCAAGTGAAGAAGGTGACAGGGCCACTGACACAGGATGAACTGCTAGCTGCGGAACGGACACTCTACACGTTGGTGCAGTCGGAAGGGTTTGCTGCCGATATTAAATGCCTGCGCAGCGATGCGCGGAAGAAACATCCTTGGAAACAGGCGATTAACCGGAACAGTGTGCTCTACAAGCTTTTGCctgaaattgatgaaaacggTGTACTACGTATGAGGGGACGACTGACAAATTGTGCGTTGTTAGGGGCTTCGTTTGCAAAGCCAGTTATCTTACCAAGAAGACACCCCGTCACAGATCTGATCATCAGAGACTTCCACGAGCGCTTTTGTCATCAGAGCCACAGAACAGTGGTGGCTCAACTCCGGATGCGGTACTATATACCGAAACTGCTAGTGGAGTTTAACCGGGTACGACGAGACTGTCAGCAGTGTAAAATATGGAACGCCGTGCCAAATCCACCCCTGATGGGGGACATTCCTCGGCAGAGGGTAGCAGTGTATCAACGGGCCTTCACGTATACCGGTCTAGATTATTTTGGACCGATACTCGTGGTCGTGGGACGTCACTCGGAGAAGCGCTGGGGAGCGCTGTTCACCTGTCTTACTACAAGGGCGGTTCACCTCGAAGTAGCTCATGCACTAACAACTGCTTCCTGTATTTTAGCTATCCGCCGGTTCATCGCAAGAAGAGGCTCGCCGAGGGAGATAATAAGCGATCGGGGTACCAACTTCGTCGGGGCGGCGAGAGAGCTCAAAGACGCCTTGAAGGAAGTAGATGAAAGCACGCTTAAGTCGAGGTTCAAtagtcctgagttgaagtggagcttcaacccGCCGGCAGCACCTCATTTCGGTGGTAGTTGGGAGCGTCTAGTCCAGTCGGTAAAGAAGATACTGTGTAGCTTCGATTTACCACGATTGCCCACGGATGAACTGTTACTGTCCACGCTAACAGAAGTTGAGATGATGGTCAACTCCAGACCACTTACATACTTACCGATCGACGATGAGCTGGACTGTCCGATAACGCCGAACCACTTATTGCTCGGTAGTGCCGATGGGAGTAAAGCAGCCGCTTTTTTCGATGATTCACCGACTTCAATACGGTCGTTATGGGGTGCCCTGCAAACCAACGCGGATATATTCTGGAAGCGGTGGATTGCAGACTATCTACCAACACTCACCCGCAGGACGAAATGGTTCCACCCGGTGCCGCCGATCCAGGTGGGAGACGTAGTGGTAATCGCGGACGGGAATTTACCGAGGAATACCTGGCCAATGGGACGCGTTCTAGAAGTGACCCGTGCTAAAGACGGTCAGGTTAGAAGGGCAACGGTGCAAACGACATGCGGGATACTAGAAAGACCGGCAGCTAAGATAGCGGTTCTGGATGTCGGGAAACGCGAAACGAACGAATGA